One genomic segment of Primulina tabacum isolate GXHZ01 chromosome 9, ASM2559414v2, whole genome shotgun sequence includes these proteins:
- the LOC142504284 gene encoding uncharacterized protein LOC142504284, which produces MDLSIQWRLVSSIQVEPQILSSIKAAQKTVPHVHRLKELSRTGQTEKFSVASDGSLRFNGRHVVPNLIDSKEVILREAHCSQNSIHPGIRKMYHTLRAHYWWEGNNQYAPFEALYGRKCRSPICWEDVRERQMSKPEFIQKMKDKVELIRKKMKAAQDRQASYANKRRRPLEFQVGDYVFLKVSPLQGTMRFGHKGKLAPRYIGPYVIVERIGTLAYRLDLPPNFSLIHNVFHDVELDSSLSYVEHPVQILDRKKKQLRSKTIPLVLVQWSRHGREEFTWELEAKMRQEWPHLFENVMNYAMYSEFPMYYQS; this is translated from the exons ATGGACTTATCAATTCAGTGGAGACTAGTGTCATCTATTCAAGTCGAGCCACAGATTTTATCCAGCATCAAAGCAGCACAGAAGACCGTTCCGCACGTTCATAGATTAAAAGAATTGTCTCGAACAGGTCAGACAGAAAAGTTTAGTGTTGCTTCAGATGGTAGTCTGCGCTTTAATGGTAGACATGTGGTTCCTAATTTGATAGATTCGAAAGAAGTTATATTACGGGAAGCACATTGTAGTCAAAACAGTATTCATCCAGGAATTCGAAAGATGTATCATACCTTGAGAGCTCATTATTGGTGGGAAG GCAACAATCAGTATGCCccatttgaagctttgtatggaagaaagtgtagatcgccgATATGTTGGGAAGATGTAAGAGAAAGACAGATGTCAAAACCAGAATTTATTcaaaaaatgaaagataaagTTGAATTGATCAGGAAAAAGATGAAAGCAGCCCAAGATCGACAAGCcagttatgctaataaaaggcgTAGACCTTTAGAGTTCCAAGTGGGcgattatgttttcttgaaagtatcaccATTACAGGGTACTATGAGATTTGGACATAAAGGGAAGTTAGCTCCGCGTTATATTGGTCCGTATGTgattgttgagaggattggcacaTTGGCTTATCGTTTAGACTTGCCGCCGAATTTTTCTTTGATAcataatgtgtttcat gaTGTGGAGTTGGACAGTTCTCTTAGCTATGTTGAACATCCAGTGCAAATTTTGGACCGCAAGAAAAAACAACTCAGGAGCAAGACGATTCCATTGGTTTTGGTACAGTGGAGTAGACATGGAAGAGAAGAATTTACGTGGGAATTAGAGGCAAAGATGCGACAAGAATGGCCTCATTTGTTTGAGAATGTAATGAATTACGCGATGTATTCTGAATTTCCTATGTATTATCAATCGTAA